GTCACAATCGAAGTTTCTGCTGAAGTTTGCCCGGGATCGAAACGCCTCTCGAGAAAACTGCGGGAGCACATGGAAAAGTATGAGGTGTGCCTGCGGGATTATTGCGTCACGTGCAATTACCCGCATTTGTTGATGGGCCGGGAACGGCTCGAGGCAAGCCGATACATGCAAGAAGTGGCAAGTGAGTTTGCGCGGGAATACAACCCGCGCAGCGACCAGCTACACCAATCAGCTCAAGGAGGTGACCCGTTACGTTTACGCCTGAAACGAACGCCAATCTGGAAGTGACGCGGTTTGGCTATAACGGCACCGGGGACCTGCTCACATTCCGCACGGAATCCGTGGAAGACAGACACTTCTTCCACGGACGATCGAGGGATATGTGCTAAACGCTAGTCACGCGCTTCGCGCTGGATGTTTTCGCCTGCGTTCTCGGCGGCTCGTCCTACGTCGCGAGCGGCATCTTTTGTGGCATCTTCGACCTTCTCAGCCGCGCGTTCGGCCTCGTTGTCCGTGCGTTCGAGTTGGCGTTCGGCGTCGCGGCCGGTGCGCTCCAGGCGGTCTCCCGCACGCTTTCGGCAGCGTCCTCTGCAGCCCCGCGCGGTGTGTCATGGTCGGGGTCCCAAAGGGGTCCCAAAGGGGTCGCGTCTAAAGAGTTGACAATTGCAGCGCAGCGGAACGGATCGGCCCCTCCCAGTGGGAGTGTGTCGGGCGATTGGATACATGTGAGAGGGGGCGACTTGGAGAATTGGCAATGCACGACTTTAAATGTCAAAGCTTTAGACGCGACCCCATCGCTTTGTCTCAACGGTTTGGGCGCCCAGCGCATTCCCGATCCAACCACGTCCGGAGATTTCACCCGGCGCTTCAGCGTGGAGGACATCACGACCCTGCAGGAGTGCATCAACCGGACGCGGCAGCGCGTCTGGCAACAACAGCCCAAAGGGTTTCTGGAGGAAGCTTTCATCGACGTGGACGGGACGATTGCCCAGACCTATGGCGAGTGCAAAGGCGGGATGTCGCTCTCGTATAAAGGAATCTGGGGTTACGCACCGCTGACAGTGAGTTTAGCCAACACGCGGGAAGTTCTTTATCTTGTGAATCGTCCGGGCAACGCAGCCAGCCATCAGGACAGCGTGCCGTGGATTGACCGTGCCATCGATCAGGTCAGGCCCGTTGCCGGACGGATCACCTTGCGCGGGGATACTGATTTCACGCACACCGCGCAACTGGATCGGTGGGATCAGAGCGGAATTTTCTTCATCATGGGAATGGATGCGCATCCCAAAGTGGTTGGATCAGCCGAGGCCCTGTCGGAGCGGTCCTGGACGCCTTTGGAGCGGTTGGCCAAGTATGAAATTTTGACCGAACCGCCCGCGAACTGCCAAAAAGCGACGAAAACTCCGCTGTGTGATGCATGGAACGACATTTGGACAAAAACTCCGCCGATTCAGTGACGGAAAAAGCCACTCGGAACCGAATCGAAGTAATTTAAGCCGCCAAATTCATGTTCGGCTGAGATCCGCATCCCATCTCGCTTGTTTTAGGTCTAGGCGCGACCCCAAGCCCCCGGGGACACGTTTTGATGTCACTGTTCCAAATGCGGAAGCCGGATTAAGAGATCTAAATGCTCTTCGAGAGCCTGGCGAACAGTCTCATCTCGAAACCTCCGGACTATGATCGCATTTTGAAGAAAGATTCCGTTTTTGTCGATGAGAACGCGCTTCTCAAGAAATCCCGGCGTACAAACAAAAACAGATACAGTAAAATCAAAGGATGCCAAACGAGCACCCTCACCTCCGAGTTCGACGCGCACCTCACTTCCCGCATTAACGTCGTCGACAGGACAACTGTCTGGGTAATTTAGATAATAAAAAGCCGATATGTCGAACTGCTTAGGCATGTCTCAAAACTTACTGGTATTCGCAGAATATAGTGACGCGAGTTGGCCCCCATGCTAGTATTCGCGCATGGGAAATCCCAAAGGCGTAGAACGCGATTTTGATCAACTCGAACGGCGACGATTTAAAGCAGCCCGGCTCTTCGATCGCGGAATCCATCAGGGAGAAGTTGCCCGGAGATTGGGCGTTCATCGTCAGTCGGTCAGCCGCTGGCATCAAGCGTGGAAGAAGCAAGGCAGCAAAGCACTTTGCAAGGCGGCGCGAGCCGGTCGCAAGGCGCGTTTGCAGCCGGAGCACTTGGAGAAGTTGCGAGCCGGTTTGAAAGAAGGTCCCGAGGCCCTGGGCTATGGCACGTCGCTGTGGACGACGTGGCGCGTCGCCGATCTGATCGAGCAACAGACGGGGCAGAAGTTTCATCCAGGGCACGTTTGGCGGATTTTGCGGTCGCTGGGTTGGAGCTGCCAGCGCCCCGTGGGCCGCGCCATCCAGCGGGATGAACCGGCCATCAAGCGGTGGAAGCGGGTCCGCTGGCCGGAAATAAAAAAAAAGCGCTCCAGCAGCATCGAACCGTAGTGTTCGTGGACGAAAGCGGTTTGAGCGAGCGGCCGCACCGGGTGCGTACCTGGTCGCCGCGTGGCCAAACTCCGGTGCTGCAGTA
The sequence above is a segment of the Verrucomicrobiia bacterium genome. Coding sequences within it:
- a CDS encoding transposase, with product MGAQRIPDPTTSGDFTRRFSVEDITTLQECINRTRQRVWQQQPKGFLEEAFIDVDGTIAQTYGECKGGMSLSYKGIWGYAPLTVSLANTREVLYLVNRPGNAASHQDSVPWIDRAIDQVRPVAGRITLRGDTDFTHTAQLDRWDQSGIFFIMGMDAHPKVVGSAEALSERSWTPLERLAKYEILTEPPANCQKATKTPLCDAWNDIWTKTPPIQ
- a CDS encoding winged helix-turn-helix domain-containing protein; its protein translation is MGNPKGVERDFDQLERRRFKAARLFDRGIHQGEVARRLGVHRQSVSRWHQAWKKQGSKALCKAARAGRKARLQPEHLEKLRAGLKEGPEALGYGTSLWTTWRVADLIEQQTGQKFHPGHVWRILRSLGWSCQRPVGRAIQRDEPAIKRWKRVRWPEIKKKRSSSIEP